From the Streptomonospora nanhaiensis genome, the window CGAGGCGGTAGAGGATCAGACGTGACATGTGAGACGACCTTTGCGAGACATCGGTCAGCGGGGATCGGGGCGGGAGCGGGCGGCCGGCCGCGGGCGCGGCGGCCGCGGCGCGCTCACTCCTCGATGCGGACGCGGTGGAAGCCGTAGGAGGTCAGCGGGTGCCCGGTGACCGAGGGCTCCAGCCCCTTGACCTTCCGGTGGAAGGCGTCGAGGGTGTTGACGAAGCCCCAGATGATGTAGCCGCCCCGCTCGTGCTCGATTTCCATGGCCCGCCGGATGAGCCGGTTGCGCTCCTCCTCGTCGACCGTGCGGCGGGCCTCGTTGACGATCTCCACCCACTCCTCGTCGGCCCAGTGGGTCTCGTTGAACGGGGCGTCGGGCAGGGAGCCCTGCGCCGCCTGGGACAGGTAGTTGCGGGTGGCCCAGAAGTCCTGGGCGAACGTCCACTGGAGGTAGTTCTCGCCGTAGTACTCGGTGGAGTTGGTCTGCTTGAGGTTGACGGTGACGCCGGCGGCGCGCGCCTGCTCCTTGAAGACCTGGGCGGCGGCCACGGCCCCGGGGGTGATGGGGCCGGTGACCAGTTGGACCTCCAGGCCGTCGCCGTGTCCGGCCTCGGCGAGCAGCCGCTTGGCCTCGGCGATGTCGCGCTCGCGCTGGTCGGGGAGTTCGTCCTCGACGTAGGCGGGGTCGAAGCGGCCGTAGATGTCGTTGCCGACGCTGCCGTAGCCCGCCAGCGCCTGGTCGACCATCTGCCGGCGGTCCACGATGAGCCGGAACGCCTGGCGCACCCGGACGTCGTCGAAGGGCGCCTTGTCCACCCGCATGGTGAACGGGGTCCACATCCCCGACTCCGACTCCAGGGTCTCGATGTTGGGGTTGGCCCGCACGACCTCGATCTGGCTGGGCGGCAGCTGGCTGATGGCGTCGACCTGCCCGCCCAGCAGGGCGTTGACCCGGGCGGTCTCGTCGGGGAAGTTGATGATCTCCAGTTCCTCGATCCTGGGGTGGCCCTCCTGCCAGAACCCGGGGAACCTCTCGAACAGGCTGCGCTGGCCGGGGGTGAACTCC encodes:
- a CDS encoding ABC transporter substrate-binding protein gives rise to the protein MPPTPADSEHRVPPAAAAQTAPSRRSVLMAGAAGAVVVPALSACGGGGSSGAGSGRLRVGVAGGSAEDTLDAHKPTDNTDIARAHNLYAGLCYFETDYSIQMALAESIEPNEDATVWTIRLKPGLTFHDGSPVTADSVVFTLRRVTDPEILGIGAPQLATMDRDNIERVDDRTVRVPFAEPYVTLLDLLAEYSMGIVPEDYDPDNPVGAGPFRLVEFTPGQRSLFERFPGFWQEGHPRIEELEIINFPDETARVNALLGGQVDAISQLPPSQIEVVRANPNIETLESESGMWTPFTMRVDKAPFDDVRVRQAFRLIVDRRQMVDQALAGYGSVGNDIYGRFDPAYVEDELPDQRERDIAEAKRLLAEAGHGDGLEVQLVTGPITPGAVAAAQVFKEQARAAGVTVNLKQTNSTEYYGENYLQWTFAQDFWATRNYLSQAAQGSLPDAPFNETHWADEEWVEIVNEARRTVDEEERNRLIRRAMEIEHERGGYIIWGFVNTLDAFHRKVKGLEPSVTGHPLTSYGFHRVRIEE